A genome region from Dickeya dadantii NCPPB 898 includes the following:
- the pcnB gene encoding polynucleotide adenylyltransferase PcnB: MFTRVANFCRKVLNRENEPARADNPPQAMTVVPRDQHAISRSDISENALKVLYRLSKAGYEAYLVGGGVRDLLLGKKPKDFDITTNATPEQVRKLFRNCRLVGRRFRLAHVMFGPEVIEVATFRGHHEQHQEQETKNAAQQGHNGMLLRDNIFGTIEEDAQRRDFSINSLYYSIADFTVRDYTNGLNDLRQGLIRLIGEPETRYREDPVRMLRAVRFAAKLGMRISPETAEPIPRLASLLHDIPPARLFEESLKLLQAGYGYPTYQLLCEYQLFQPLFPLISRYFTANGESTMERMIVQVLKNTDQRIQNDMRVNPAFLFSAMLWYPLVEHAQKLTQESGLAYFEAFALAMNDVLDEQCRSLAIPKRITSLIRDIWQLQLRLSRRQGKRAFKLMEHPKFRASYDLLCLRAEIENHQELQRLAQWWGEFQVAAPPRQQVMLNTLDDGPTPHRRSRRPRKRPARRDNAR; this comes from the coding sequence ATCTTTACCCGGGTAGCTAATTTTTGCCGCAAGGTACTGAATCGTGAGAATGAGCCCGCCAGAGCGGACAATCCGCCGCAGGCGATGACGGTCGTTCCCCGTGACCAGCATGCCATTTCACGCAGCGACATTAGTGAGAATGCGCTGAAAGTACTGTATCGCCTGAGCAAAGCGGGCTATGAGGCTTATCTGGTAGGCGGCGGCGTCCGCGACCTGCTGTTGGGCAAAAAACCCAAAGACTTCGATATCACCACCAACGCTACCCCGGAACAGGTCCGCAAGTTGTTCCGCAACTGCCGACTGGTGGGCCGCCGTTTTCGTCTGGCGCATGTGATGTTCGGCCCGGAAGTCATTGAGGTCGCCACATTCCGCGGCCACCACGAACAGCATCAGGAACAGGAAACGAAAAATGCCGCCCAGCAAGGCCACAACGGTATGCTGCTGCGCGACAACATTTTCGGCACTATCGAGGAAGACGCCCAGCGGCGCGACTTCTCCATCAACAGCCTCTATTACAGCATCGCCGACTTCACCGTTCGTGACTATACCAACGGCCTGAACGACCTGCGTCAGGGGTTGATTCGTCTGATTGGCGAACCGGAAACCCGCTACCGCGAAGACCCGGTGCGCATGCTGCGCGCCGTGCGGTTCGCCGCCAAACTCGGTATGCGCATCAGCCCGGAAACCGCCGAGCCGATTCCCCGCCTGGCCTCGCTGCTGCACGACATCCCGCCGGCGCGGCTGTTTGAAGAATCGCTGAAACTGCTGCAGGCGGGTTACGGCTATCCGACCTATCAGTTGCTGTGCGAATACCAGCTGTTTCAGCCGCTGTTTCCGCTGATCAGCCGCTACTTCACCGCTAACGGCGAAAGCACGATGGAACGAATGATCGTGCAGGTGCTGAAAAACACCGATCAACGCATCCAGAACGACATGCGTGTTAATCCGGCGTTTCTGTTCTCCGCCATGCTGTGGTACCCGCTGGTGGAACATGCCCAGAAGCTGACGCAGGAGAGCGGGCTGGCTTACTTCGAGGCGTTTGCCTTAGCCATGAACGACGTGCTGGACGAACAGTGTCGCTCGCTGGCGATCCCCAAACGCATTACCTCGCTGATCCGCGATATCTGGCAATTGCAGTTGCGCCTGTCTCGCCGTCAGGGCAAACGCGCCTTTAAACTGATGGAACACCCGAAATTCCGCGCCTCTTACGACCTGCTCTGCCTGCGTGCGGAAATCGAAAACCATCAGGAGCTACAGCGCCTGGCGCAGTGGTGGGGAGAGTTTCAGGTCGCCGCGCCGCCGCGCCAGCAGGTAATGCTGAACACGCTGGATGACGGCCCGACGCCGCATCGCCGTTCACGCCGCCCGCGCAAGCGCCCTGCCCGCCGGGATAACGCCCGGTGA
- the folK gene encoding 2-amino-4-hydroxy-6-hydroxymethyldihydropteridine diphosphokinase produces the protein MIQVYLALGSNLSEPLQQVRAALTALDAIAHTRLARCSSFYRSRPLGPQDQPDYLNAVAELQTTLSPETLLDHTQRIEQEQGRVRKDHRWGPRTLDLDILLFGSLTLHTERLTVPHYDMKNREFMLYPLAELAPELVFPDGEALTTRLQQVPRNGLTLWDEQ, from the coding sequence GTGATCCAGGTTTATCTGGCGCTGGGCAGCAACCTGTCCGAGCCATTGCAACAGGTGCGTGCGGCGCTAACCGCGCTGGACGCCATTGCGCACACCAGGCTGGCGCGCTGCTCGTCGTTTTATCGCAGCCGCCCGCTCGGCCCGCAGGATCAGCCGGATTATCTCAATGCCGTCGCCGAATTGCAGACCACGTTATCGCCGGAAACGTTGCTGGACCACACCCAGCGCATCGAGCAGGAACAAGGACGGGTGCGTAAGGATCACCGCTGGGGGCCGCGCACCCTCGACCTCGATATTCTGCTGTTCGGCTCCCTGACGCTGCATACCGAACGGCTCACGGTTCCGCACTACGATATGAAAAACCGTGAGTTTATGCTCTACCCACTGGCTGAACTGGCGCCGGAACTGGTGTTTCCCGATGGAGAAGCGCTAACGACGCGGTTACAACAGGTGCCGCGCAACGGCCTGACCCTGTGGGACGAACAATAG
- the dksA gene encoding RNA polymerase-binding protein DksA, with the protein MQEGQNRKTSSLSILAIAGVEPYQEKPGEEYMNDAQLAHFRRILEAWRNQLRDEVDRTVSHMQDEAANFPDPVDRAAQEEEFSLELRNRDRERKLIKKIAKTLQKIEDEDFGYCESCGVEIGIRRLEARPTADLCIDCKTLAEIREKQMAG; encoded by the coding sequence ATGCAAGAAGGGCAAAACCGTAAGACATCCTCTCTGAGCATTCTCGCGATTGCCGGAGTGGAGCCATACCAGGAGAAGCCGGGCGAAGAATACATGAACGACGCTCAGCTGGCTCATTTCAGGCGTATTCTTGAAGCATGGCGCAATCAACTCAGGGACGAAGTCGATCGAACCGTATCGCACATGCAGGATGAAGCCGCTAACTTCCCGGACCCGGTAGACCGTGCCGCGCAGGAAGAAGAGTTTAGCCTTGAACTGCGCAACCGCGATCGCGAACGTAAGCTGATCAAGAAGATTGCCAAAACACTGCAGAAAATCGAAGACGAGGACTTTGGCTATTGCGAGTCCTGCGGCGTGGAAATCGGTATCCGTCGTCTGGAAGCCCGTCCCACCGCCGATCTGTGCATCGACTGCAAAACGCTGGCCGAAATCCGCGAAAAGCAGATGGCCGGATGA
- the thpR gene encoding RNA 2',3'-cyclic phosphodiesterase, whose product MTPTRRLFFALSLPDAIGQQIVHWRAAQFAPEAGRPVAAANLHLTLAFLGEVSDAKMQVLQTLAGRIRQPAFTLNLNDAGHWPRPGVVWLGCRQAPRGLLQLAEMLRSQAARNGCYQPPQPFYPHITLLRGATRPVPVPAATFGWTVQVEQFFLYESRAEAGRTHYHPVAHWPLLTS is encoded by the coding sequence ATGACCCCGACCCGTCGCCTGTTTTTTGCCCTGTCGTTGCCAGACGCTATCGGTCAGCAGATCGTACACTGGCGCGCCGCGCAATTCGCTCCCGAAGCCGGTCGCCCGGTAGCGGCAGCCAATCTGCACCTGACACTGGCCTTCCTCGGCGAGGTCAGCGACGCCAAAATGCAAGTTTTGCAGACGCTGGCCGGGCGTATCCGTCAGCCGGCGTTTACCCTTAACCTCAACGACGCCGGCCACTGGCCCCGCCCAGGCGTGGTGTGGCTCGGTTGCCGTCAGGCGCCGCGCGGATTGCTGCAACTGGCGGAGATGTTACGCTCGCAGGCGGCGCGCAACGGTTGCTATCAACCCCCTCAGCCGTTTTATCCGCACATCACGCTGCTGCGCGGCGCCACCCGTCCGGTGCCGGTGCCGGCCGCCACATTCGGCTGGACGGTGCAGGTCGAGCAGTTTTTTCTGTACGAATCGCGCGCCGAAGCGGGTCGAACCCATTATCACCCCGTCGCCCACTGGCCGTTGCTGACTTCCTGA
- the gluQRS gene encoding tRNA glutamyl-Q(34) synthetase GluQRS → MSELRPYVGRFAPSPSGDLHFGSLIAALGSYLQARACRGRWLVRIEDIDPPREVPGAATRILSQLEQYGLLWDGDVAYQSRRHDLYRAVLADLQRQGKCYYCTCTRQRIQQIGGHYDGHCRDLSLPPNQAALRLRQSQPVIHFHDRLRGQIDADPTLAREDFIIHRRDGLFAYNLAVVVDDHDQGVTEIVRGADLIEPTVRQLSLYHQLDYPAPAYVHLPLALNSDGNKLSKQNHAPALPDGDPRAVLAQALAFLRQPLPAHWQDLDRDALLAWAVAHWSLVTVPVEAARTSPEITSAFSKG, encoded by the coding sequence ATGTCTGAATTACGCCCTTACGTCGGACGCTTCGCGCCTTCTCCATCCGGCGATCTCCATTTTGGTTCCCTGATTGCCGCACTGGGCAGCTACCTGCAGGCCCGCGCCTGCCGCGGACGCTGGCTGGTGCGTATCGAGGATATCGACCCGCCGCGCGAAGTCCCCGGCGCCGCCACACGCATTCTTAGCCAACTGGAACAGTATGGCCTGCTCTGGGACGGAGACGTGGCGTACCAGTCTCGTCGCCACGACCTTTACCGCGCGGTGCTGGCCGACCTGCAGCGTCAGGGGAAATGTTACTACTGCACCTGCACCCGGCAACGCATCCAGCAGATTGGCGGCCACTATGACGGTCACTGCCGCGATCTCAGCCTGCCGCCAAATCAGGCGGCGCTGCGTCTGCGCCAGAGCCAGCCGGTTATCCACTTTCACGATCGCTTGCGCGGGCAGATTGACGCCGACCCGACGCTGGCGCGAGAAGACTTTATTATCCATCGCCGCGATGGCCTGTTTGCCTACAATCTGGCGGTGGTGGTGGACGACCACGATCAGGGCGTTACCGAAATTGTACGCGGCGCGGACCTGATCGAACCGACGGTGCGCCAGTTATCGCTGTACCACCAGCTGGATTATCCGGCGCCGGCCTACGTGCATCTGCCGCTGGCGCTCAATTCCGACGGCAACAAACTCTCCAAGCAGAACCACGCGCCGGCGCTGCCGGACGGCGACCCGCGGGCAGTGCTGGCACAGGCGCTGGCCTTTTTGCGCCAGCCATTGCCAGCGCACTGGCAAGACCTCGATCGCGACGCATTGCTCGCATGGGCCGTCGCGCACTGGTCACTGGTTACGGTTCCCGTCGAAGCCGCCCGTACATCGCCGGAAATAACATCAGCATTCTCAAAGGGCTGA
- the sfsA gene encoding DNA/RNA nuclease SfsA gives MQFSPRLQPATLLKRYKRFLADVVTPDGKNLTLHCPNTGAMTGCGTPGDTVWYSTSDNPKRKYPHTWELTQTAQGHWIGVNTLRANQLVLEALQAGRLADFTGYTTIRAEVRYGSENSRIDVLLQAEDRADCYIEVKSVTLLQHGCGYFPDAVTLRGQKHLRELQQVAAQGGRAVLCFAALHSGIDRISPAQHIDRHYAELLQLSRQQGVEILCYGAHITPDGMTLGELLPFNNVTTAS, from the coding sequence ATGCAATTTTCCCCACGCCTGCAACCCGCTACGCTGCTCAAACGTTACAAACGATTTCTGGCGGATGTGGTGACCCCAGACGGAAAAAACCTGACGCTACACTGCCCTAATACCGGCGCCATGACCGGCTGCGGCACGCCGGGCGATACCGTCTGGTACTCCACCTCGGATAACCCGAAACGCAAGTACCCTCATACCTGGGAACTGACGCAGACCGCGCAAGGGCACTGGATTGGCGTGAATACCCTGCGCGCTAATCAGTTGGTGCTTGAGGCGCTGCAAGCAGGCCGACTGGCCGATTTTACAGGTTACACCACTATCCGCGCCGAAGTGCGCTATGGTTCGGAAAACAGCAGGATAGACGTGTTATTGCAGGCGGAGGACCGGGCGGACTGCTATATTGAAGTTAAATCAGTCACATTATTGCAACACGGATGTGGTTACTTTCCCGATGCGGTCACGCTCAGAGGGCAAAAGCATCTGCGGGAACTGCAACAGGTGGCGGCGCAGGGTGGTCGTGCCGTATTGTGTTTCGCCGCGCTGCACTCCGGCATCGACCGGATTTCGCCGGCGCAACACATTGACCGACATTACGCCGAATTATTACAACTATCCCGGCAGCAGGGGGTTGAAATTCTGTGCTACGGTGCCCATATCACCCCGGATGGCATGACGCTGGGGGAGTTGTTACCGTTCAATAACGTGACGACAGCGAGCTAA